The Phosphitispora fastidiosa DNA segment AAAGCATTTCAGCTTTATAGTAGTCGCTAACCCATTGAGGGACCTCCACCGGCAAATCCTGGTCTGTATTAATGGTAGCAAGATGGTCAGTAATCGCCATATTGCGGATTGTCATCAGGATGGCTTCTACCTGGGTGATCGGCTTGTTAGGCTGGAATGTTCCGTCTGTGTAACCGGTAACCACCCCGCGGACATTCATTTTGATTATATTTTTCAATCCCCAGTGGGTGGTATCGACATCTTTAAAGGGAGTGGCTCGCGATGCCGGGTTGGCGAAGGCTGGGACAATTGATATCAGCAGAAACAGCAGGCCGAGTGTGATGATAAAGAGGCGGTTTTTTTTGCAGGGCAGTCTGGACATATATCCATCTCTCCTTTTTAGTAGTATGTCGGCTTGGAAGTATTCCTCATTGGAAACTTATTCCGTGGCAAACATTACTAAATTTCGACGGAGTATGCCTGAATTCCTTTTTTAAACTTATAAGTCTCTTGGAAATTATATCCCCAGGAGACTTAAAAAAGGATGAGGGGAATTCCTCATCTAAGACTGTTGACACAGTCGAGATATTGAACTTTAAAAATGTTATAAGACAGGGGTAGATGTGTTCCGGAGGGCGGAGTCTGTCGTCCGTCCGGCCCGTGACCGCAAAGCGGGAGCGGCTGCCGGAGGAGATGTAGCCCGCCCGAGGAATTCATCTACCCCTGTCCCTTACTACATTTTAATAATTAAAAAATATAGAGTTTGTTAATAAGCTGAGTTGGACCTCATCTTTTATTACAGGTTGACCGCAATGCTGCTTTTGACCGGCCGGTAAGGGAGAAAATGCCTGTAATTAATGTCAGGGAAAATATTATCTTTGTATTCAAGCTCAGCGACCCATGAAGGATTTATCTTATTCCACTTAATATCTTCGTAAAGGCCGGTGAACCTGTGGATATGCTGTTTGGTCCTCTTCTGAGCATAATCGACCATAGTACCTGTTTTCATGATAAATGCCCAGTCACTGCTCTGGGCCAGCAGTACTTCGCGGGCCGCTTGTTTTAGGGCTCTCAGCAGGTCACCTTCAGCTTGGGGGAACATTGATGCCAATTCTGTCATTCTTTCACTGGCCTTGTGCAGATGACGGTAAATCCAGTCATTGCTTCCTTCCAGCCATACTTCGTGGAACCCTTTATACCCCCAGCTTGACGCAGAGGGGACGGTCATCTGGTTGACAGGATATTCATCCAGATAATCACCCGGTGTTGTCAGTTTAACAACATCCTGGTCGCAGGCAATTTTTCTGATGAGATAATTTAGGAACTGCGGGCCCTCAAACCACCAATGCCCAAAAAGCTCGGCATCATAAGGAGATATTATCAGGGGTTTGCGGTCCAGTACACCTGTCAAATATTCTATCTGTTTTTCCCTGTTAAACATAAAATTCCCGGCGTGAAGAGCTGCTTTATGGTTTGCCCGGTATGGGTTATACGGTTCCTTGTAATTGGATTTTCCTGTAATCCGGTAATATTTGATTCCGGTGTTAATCCTTTGCCCATTTGGATGAATATATGGCTTAACGTAGTCGAAACCAAGGTCCCAGCCAATATCACGGTAATATTCCCGGTAGTCAAAATCTCCGGGATAACCTTCATTAACACTCCAGACCTGTTTGGAGGTTTCAGTATCCCTGCCAAAGGCTGCAACTCCGGACGGACAGTAGACAGGTGCATATATGCCGTATTTTGGCTGTGTATCTGCATGCATGATGCCGTGAGTATCGACGAAAAAGTACTTAATTCCAAACTCCTCAAGGATGTGGTCATCCCCAGGGTTGTAGCCGCATTCCGGCAGCCAGATGCCTTTCGGCTTTCTGCCCATGAGCTTTGTGTACAGGTCCACAGCAACACCTACCTGGGCCCGGACACTTTCTTTTTTTACCCCTATCAGGGGGAAATATCCATGGGTGGCTCCACAAGTAATTACCTCCAGGACTCCAAGATCCTGAAACCTTCGGAAGGCATTTAAGAGGTTCCTGTGGTAACGGTCATGGAAAGTCCGGCTGGCCTCAATAAACATGTCTCGATACATTTTAGCCGTCTCGTGAAAATGCGGTTCCCACTTAGTCCGGGCAACTTCCTTTTCAGCAAGCTCTATTAGGTTTGTAATATGTTTTGAATATCTTTGCTGCAGCAGTTCATCAGTAAACATGGACATCAGCGGGGGGGTTATCGACATAGTCAGCCGAAAGTTTACCCCGTCATTTACCAGCGATTCAAAGACGTTAATCAGAGGGATATAGCACTCAGTGACAGCCTCAAAGAACCATCTTTCTTCCAAAAAAAACTCATGTTCGGGATGCCGAACATAAGGCAAGTGTGTGTGCAGCACCAATGCCAGGTATCCTTTGGGCATCAAATCATTCCTTTCATCTTGAGATTACCGGATAATCATATGAAATCACTGGATAAAACTCTTGAATATTTCATATGAACTCATCCCATCCTTGCTTCCAATACGAGCATACAGTTTGCGCTGGTTCCCGGATACCAGCATCCATTCGGGGTCAATCCTGTCTGACAGGGTATTCCTGGGGGTTGAGGTAAAGTTCGACCTTGCAATTGTAACAAAGGTGCCATCATTAAGCACCCGGCCCAGGTCAACACAAAATGTTCGGTTTGGGATACCCACATGGAGATACCAGCAGCCGGCAGAATCATCGACCATAATATCATAAAAACTGTTGGCATTGACGCCGTTGAAATAATCAATGCCGGTAACATCATAAACCCGTAATACAGGCATGGATTCATTCCATCGGGCGCCATAGCTGAACCCGAAGGTGTCGCGCAGCTGTTCACTGATATCCCAATATGCATAGACTGTTTCCGGGTCTCTGGCCATAATGGTTATTTTGTTGTCATCATATCCCCAAGGCAGTTCGGGAACGAAGTCGTGTTCAGAATCCGGTTCGGGTTCAGCTAAAAAATCCAGTCGGGGAAACAGTTCCTCTGCTGTTTCAGGTTCCGGTGTAATTTCCCGGACCGATACCGGTCCAGGAAGCGCTTTATAAGCCATGGGCTTCTTCTTGGACATTAAATAAATACCTCCGCCAAAAATAAGTATGCTGAAAAACAGTATTAACATAAATGCCTCCAAATTATACATGATCCCTCCTCCTTTTCCCCGTCAGGAAGATAGCAGCGAACCCGGTGAGTTTTTATATTTTACCGGGCTTTGTGGAATAATGATTAATGACTTTTTAATGACTTTTTTATTATCTCACAGAAACTGAAATTTATTTAGGCAAAACCAGTAAAAACAAAGGAACGGAGCTGCAGAATATGCCCAGAGATATTGCCATTGGCAATGGTTCTATGTTAATTAACTTTGACCGCGGTCTGAATAT contains these protein-coding regions:
- a CDS encoding glycoside hydrolase family 57 protein, whose product is MPKGYLALVLHTHLPYVRHPEHEFFLEERWFFEAVTECYIPLINVFESLVNDGVNFRLTMSITPPLMSMFTDELLQQRYSKHITNLIELAEKEVARTKWEPHFHETAKMYRDMFIEASRTFHDRYHRNLLNAFRRFQDLGVLEVITCGATHGYFPLIGVKKESVRAQVGVAVDLYTKLMGRKPKGIWLPECGYNPGDDHILEEFGIKYFFVDTHGIMHADTQPKYGIYAPVYCPSGVAAFGRDTETSKQVWSVNEGYPGDFDYREYYRDIGWDLGFDYVKPYIHPNGQRINTGIKYYRITGKSNYKEPYNPYRANHKAALHAGNFMFNREKQIEYLTGVLDRKPLIISPYDAELFGHWWFEGPQFLNYLIRKIACDQDVVKLTTPGDYLDEYPVNQMTVPSASSWGYKGFHEVWLEGSNDWIYRHLHKASERMTELASMFPQAEGDLLRALKQAAREVLLAQSSDWAFIMKTGTMVDYAQKRTKQHIHRFTGLYEDIKWNKINPSWVAELEYKDNIFPDINYRHFLPYRPVKSSIAVNL
- a CDS encoding DUF4912 domain-containing protein encodes the protein MYNLEAFMLILFFSILIFGGGIYLMSKKKPMAYKALPGPVSVREITPEPETAEELFPRLDFLAEPEPDSEHDFVPELPWGYDDNKITIMARDPETVYAYWDISEQLRDTFGFSYGARWNESMPVLRVYDVTGIDYFNGVNANSFYDIMVDDSAGCWYLHVGIPNRTFCVDLGRVLNDGTFVTIARSNFTSTPRNTLSDRIDPEWMLVSGNQRKLYARIGSKDGMSSYEIFKSFIQ